A genomic segment from Mus musculus strain C57BL/6J chromosome 13, GRCm38.p6 C57BL/6J encodes:
- the Tppp gene encoding tubulin polymerization-promoting protein yields MADSKAKPAKAANKTPPKSPGDPARAAKRLSLESEGANEGATAAPELSALEEAFRRFAVHGDTRATGKEMHGKNWSKLCKDCHVIDGKNVTVTDVDIVFSKIKGKSCRTITFEQFQEALEELAKKRFKDKSSEEAVREVHRLIEGRAPVISGVTKAVSSPTVSRLTDTSKFTGSHKERFDQSGKGKGKAGRVDLVDESGYVPGYKHAGTYDQKVQGGK; encoded by the exons ATGGCTGACAGCAAGGCCAAGCCTGCCAAAGCTGCCAACAAGACACCACCCAAGTCCCCAGGAGACCCAGCCAGGGCTGCTAAGAGGTTGTCACTGGAGTCAGAGGGTGCCAATGAGGGTGCAACTGCAGCTCCTGAGCTCAGTGCCCTGGAGGAGGCCTTCCGGCGGTTTGCAGTACATGGGGACACCAGGGCAACAGGAAAGGAGATGCATGGCAAGAACTGGTCAAAACTGTGCAAGGACTGCCACGTGATCGATGGGAAGAATGTGACCGTCACTGACGTGGACATTGTCTTCAGCAAGATCAA AGGAAAGTCCTGCAGGACCATCACCTTTGAGCAGTTCCAggaggcactggaggagctggccAAGAAGCGGTTCAAGGATAAGAGCAGCGAGGAGGCTGTACGTGAGGTGCACAGGCTCATTGAGGGACGAGCACCAGTCATCTCTGGCGTCACG AAAGCTGTGTCCTCACCCACGGTGTCACGGCTCACAGACACAAGCAAGTTCACAGGTTCCCACAAGGAGCGTTTCGACCAATCAGGAAAGGGCAAGGGCAAAGCTGGCCGTGTGGACCTGGTGGATGAGTCAGGCTATGTGCCTGGTTACAAGCATGCAGGCACCTATGACCAGAAGGTGCAGGGGGGCAAGTAG